Proteins from a genomic interval of Corynebacterium freiburgense:
- a CDS encoding tyrosine-type recombinase/integrase, with the protein MKSISCGLDAVLRGWGDEMVATGRRPGTVALRMSHAKRFIEHINGDIQRFTRGEIITWMAGQQWAPATRASARASIRMLGRWMFENGVISVDPTNKLPTVLLPRAVPLPVPDPIVLAAIRAADDRVRIMLELMALCGLRRGEVAKVRAADITRSEGVWLLRVEGKGGHVRVVPCPPHLGRQISAVGGWLFPGQCEGHISAAHVGKLVSRALPEDWTGHKLRHRFATAAYRATHDIRAVQELLGHAKIETTRVYIGVSPSALGVAARAAWRIEGG; encoded by the coding sequence ATGAAATCTATTTCGTGCGGCTTAGATGCAGTTCTTCGGGGGTGGGGAGATGAAATGGTTGCCACAGGACGACGGCCGGGGACTGTGGCACTGAGAATGAGTCACGCGAAACGCTTCATAGAGCATATAAATGGAGATATTCAGCGGTTTACCCGTGGTGAGATCATCACGTGGATGGCTGGTCAGCAGTGGGCGCCAGCGACGCGGGCAAGTGCACGTGCATCTATTAGGATGCTGGGGAGGTGGATGTTCGAAAACGGTGTTATTTCCGTTGATCCAACGAATAAATTACCTACAGTCTTACTTCCTAGGGCAGTGCCATTGCCGGTTCCTGATCCCATAGTGTTGGCGGCGATTCGTGCCGCTGACGATCGTGTGCGAATTATGCTTGAGTTGATGGCGCTATGTGGGCTGAGAAGGGGAGAAGTTGCTAAAGTGCGCGCGGCTGATATTACCCGATCAGAGGGCGTATGGTTACTGAGGGTTGAAGGCAAGGGTGGGCACGTTCGCGTAGTACCTTGTCCTCCGCACTTAGGAAGACAAATTAGTGCAGTCGGTGGTTGGCTATTTCCAGGTCAATGTGAAGGGCATATTTCTGCTGCCCATGTGGGGAAGCTGGTTTCTCGTGCGTTGCCCGAAGATTGGACTGGCCATAAATTGCGTCATAGATTTGCAACCGCTGCGTATCGGGCAACACACGACATTCGTGCCGTTCAAGAACTTCTTGGCCATGCCAAGATTGAAACCACACGCGTTTATATAGGAGTTTCACCGAGTGCGTTGGGTGTCGCAGCTCGGGCGGCGTGGCGGATTGAGGGTGGTTAG
- a CDS encoding helix-turn-helix domain-containing protein: MRRKLLTTSEVAKKLKISRQAVLFRVKSGKLIPVGQLPHHGPYLFDAEEIENLAAEVAA, from the coding sequence ATGAGACGAAAATTGCTCACAACATCTGAAGTTGCCAAAAAGCTAAAAATTAGTCGGCAAGCAGTACTTTTTAGAGTTAAATCAGGGAAGTTGATCCCAGTCGGCCAACTTCCACATCATGGCCCTTATCTTTTTGATGCTGAAGAGATAGAAAATTTAGCCGCCGAGGTTGCTGCGTGA
- a CDS encoding terminase, translated as MEWSGTPAMPWQEWAADVIGEVDRATGLRRWPLVIISVPRQSGKTRLIGAACIQRALQAPKSYVWSTAQTGGHARRNWMKFTNDLLDPTFPLSKLFDRKKSRGDEHFLIPRNGSDWAPHPPTEESLHGEQGDFNVIDEAWVFDQAEGEALMQAITPTQSTRPGAQVILVSTRGTAASTWFHDQVEAARVGKEGVALLDWGIADDDDASDIAVVAAAHPAVGFTQSVESLQAAWKKMGGKVNEFARAYGNRETHTRDRLIPIEAWEMASSDDPIPADAPVAFGVAVAADRNTAIIVTASIVASQPMVEVVDARPGYRWAVERINELCEAHGAQVWIDPIGPADALAAELDRKGIHVNKITFRALAAGCGDFLTRLMHIDDDGMFAPEIKIRPDPALDAAADIAARRRVGDSWVWDRRAAVGSIAPLEAATLAMIGAQNYREDIEPEIY; from the coding sequence ATGGAGTGGTCTGGCACGCCGGCGATGCCATGGCAGGAGTGGGCTGCGGATGTTATTGGTGAGGTTGATCGTGCCACGGGGTTGCGCCGGTGGCCACTGGTGATTATTTCGGTACCGCGCCAGTCGGGAAAAACCCGGCTTATTGGTGCCGCATGTATCCAGCGCGCACTGCAAGCTCCGAAGTCATATGTGTGGTCCACCGCCCAAACCGGCGGGCACGCCCGGCGGAATTGGATGAAGTTCACCAATGATTTACTTGATCCAACGTTTCCGTTATCAAAGCTGTTTGACCGGAAGAAATCTCGTGGTGATGAGCATTTTCTGATCCCTCGAAATGGTTCTGACTGGGCGCCGCATCCCCCGACAGAGGAGTCGCTACACGGTGAGCAAGGCGACTTCAACGTGATTGATGAGGCATGGGTGTTCGACCAAGCTGAAGGTGAAGCGCTGATGCAGGCAATTACCCCGACCCAGTCCACTCGCCCTGGTGCGCAAGTCATTTTGGTCTCGACTCGTGGGACGGCGGCGAGTACATGGTTTCACGATCAGGTTGAGGCGGCCCGTGTGGGGAAGGAAGGTGTGGCGCTGCTGGATTGGGGCATTGCTGATGATGACGATGCCAGCGATATTGCTGTTGTCGCTGCGGCGCATCCTGCGGTTGGGTTCACCCAGTCGGTGGAGTCGTTGCAGGCTGCGTGGAAGAAAATGGGTGGTAAGGTTAATGAGTTTGCTAGGGCTTACGGTAATCGTGAAACACATACCCGAGATCGATTGATCCCCATTGAAGCATGGGAGATGGCATCCAGTGACGACCCGATTCCAGCTGATGCGCCAGTGGCGTTCGGCGTAGCTGTCGCCGCTGATCGTAATACCGCCATTATTGTTACTGCTTCCATCGTGGCCTCGCAACCAATGGTTGAAGTTGTTGATGCACGCCCCGGATATCGGTGGGCGGTGGAACGAATTAATGAACTGTGTGAAGCCCACGGCGCACAGGTATGGATTGACCCGATCGGCCCGGCAGATGCTCTTGCTGCTGAACTGGACCGCAAAGGCATTCATGTGAATAAAATCACGTTTCGGGCGCTGGCGGCGGGGTGTGGTGATTTTTTGACCCGCTTGATGCACATTGATGATGATGGCATGTTTGCCCCGGAGATCAAGATACGCCCCGATCCGGCATTGGACGCCGCCGCTGATATCGCCGCTCGTCGTCGGGTTGGTGATTCCTGGGTGTGGGATCGGCGTGCAGCGGTCGGGTCGATTGCTCCGTTGGAGGCAGCGACACTGGCGATGATTGGTGCCCAGAATTACCGCGAAGACATCGAACCAGAAATTTACTAA
- a CDS encoding peptide MFS transporter, with product MTTDYAIDSNQPKDPPSPGKQNEKTFFGHPWGLANLFGVELWERFSFYGMQGILVFYLYYSVQKGGMGLDEGVATAIVGAYGGMVYLACIGGGWLADRVLGSERTLFYSAILIMIGHISLALLPGFAGLVIGLISIALGSGGLKTSASTVLGDLYAKDDPRRDGGFSIFYMGINIGALFGPLLTGWMWGQYGFHFGFGLAAIGMAIGLTQYALMRKQTIGDTGHTVSNPLPAKLYLPYTIIAVLVALIVFVVVKSGLIAPGNLSNAVSIIAFIAAVIMFWQMLASKETTQAEKRRLIGFIPMFLASVAFFSIFQQQFTVLAVYSDQRLDRTFGSFEITPTWVNAINPIFIIIFAGAFATLWLKLGNRQPSTPIKYALALIVVGIAPFFFIPFAGGGPNSTPFLVIVWILFIFTIAELLISPVGLSLATKVAPHAFPTRMMSLHMLSLAIGTALSGSFAGFYHPDDGAAEQTYFVVLGGSAIALGVVLWLLNKPILRAFGDVK from the coding sequence ATGACCACTGATTATGCTATCGATTCGAATCAACCAAAAGATCCTCCTTCTCCCGGCAAGCAAAATGAGAAAACGTTTTTCGGCCACCCTTGGGGCTTAGCCAATCTGTTCGGCGTTGAACTGTGGGAGCGTTTTAGCTTCTATGGCATGCAGGGAATCTTGGTGTTTTACCTCTATTATTCTGTGCAGAAAGGGGGCATGGGCCTTGACGAGGGCGTCGCAACGGCAATCGTAGGCGCTTATGGTGGCATGGTTTATCTTGCCTGCATTGGTGGAGGTTGGCTGGCTGACCGGGTACTTGGTTCGGAACGGACGCTGTTTTACTCCGCGATTCTAATTATGATTGGCCATATTTCTTTGGCCCTTTTGCCTGGGTTTGCAGGCCTAGTGATCGGCCTTATTTCAATCGCATTGGGTTCAGGCGGTCTGAAAACATCGGCGTCCACCGTTCTTGGTGATCTTTATGCTAAAGATGACCCTCGCCGTGATGGTGGATTTTCTATTTTCTATATGGGCATAAATATCGGTGCGCTATTTGGACCGCTGCTTACAGGCTGGATGTGGGGCCAGTATGGTTTCCATTTTGGTTTCGGGTTAGCCGCGATTGGTATGGCAATTGGTTTGACTCAATACGCGTTAATGCGAAAGCAAACCATTGGTGATACTGGGCACACAGTTTCTAACCCACTGCCAGCTAAGCTATATCTGCCGTACACCATTATCGCAGTACTCGTGGCATTGATTGTATTTGTGGTTGTGAAATCTGGTTTGATTGCGCCCGGTAATCTCTCAAACGCAGTTTCAATTATTGCATTTATTGCGGCAGTAATTATGTTCTGGCAGATGTTGGCTTCAAAAGAAACTACCCAGGCGGAAAAACGTCGGCTTATCGGTTTTATCCCAATGTTTTTGGCGTCCGTTGCGTTCTTTTCTATTTTCCAACAGCAATTTACGGTATTGGCCGTCTATTCTGACCAGCGGCTAGACCGTACTTTCGGCTCATTTGAGATTACGCCTACATGGGTAAATGCTATTAACCCGATCTTTATTATTATCTTCGCGGGCGCATTTGCCACATTGTGGCTAAAACTCGGGAATCGGCAGCCTTCAACACCAATTAAATACGCCTTGGCACTGATTGTTGTTGGTATTGCGCCGTTCTTCTTTATTCCTTTTGCCGGTGGTGGACCAAACTCCACACCATTTTTGGTTATTGTGTGGATTTTATTTATCTTCACCATTGCCGAACTGCTAATTTCACCGGTGGGATTGTCCCTGGCCACAAAAGTTGCGCCTCATGCATTCCCTACTCGGATGATGAGTTTGCATATGCTATCGCTCGCAATTGGTACGGCACTATCTGGCTCATTTGCTGGTTTCTACCACCCAGACGATGGAGCTGCTGAACAAACATACTTTGTGGTGTTAGGTGGCAGTGCAATCGCACTTGGTGTTGTGTTGTGGCTTTTAAATAAGCCGATCCTTCGTGCTTTCGGCGACGTAAAATAA
- a CDS encoding L,D-transpeptidase — MSRFGSAILALTAVTALLAGCTIGGEGAAETSTTTTKEAPEKPEISVKDGAEKVNPAEPVTIKVNKARLQEVTMTNQDGKVVQAELASDGKSWQTTEDLGFNRQYSIVGKTSEGVEIDTKFSTIQPTAEANVALSPIPESVVGIGQTVSFQFGVAIPDRKAVQDAITITTEPKVEGAFYWISDTVLRWRPEEFWEPGTKVTVDAKLYGVDLGEGVYGGLDNQSSFTVGDSVIAVADDATKTLTISRGGEQVNSMPISMGSAKFPTPNGTYVVGDRNPQMVMDSSTYGLDVNSADGYRTDVQFATQLSWSGIYVHAAPWSVWAQGSQNVSHGCINVSTSNAQWFQDNVKRGDVVIVKNTIGGELSGYDGLGDWNIPWDTWKAGNVNG, encoded by the coding sequence ATGAGTCGTTTTGGATCGGCAATTCTTGCCTTGACTGCAGTAACGGCGTTGCTTGCCGGATGCACTATTGGTGGTGAGGGGGCTGCTGAAACCTCAACCACTACTACGAAGGAAGCTCCTGAAAAGCCAGAAATTAGCGTGAAAGATGGTGCTGAGAAGGTTAATCCAGCGGAACCGGTCACTATCAAAGTAAATAAAGCGCGCTTGCAAGAGGTCACAATGACCAATCAGGACGGCAAAGTCGTCCAAGCAGAGCTGGCGTCTGATGGAAAATCTTGGCAAACCACAGAAGACCTTGGGTTTAATCGCCAGTATTCTATTGTGGGTAAAACCAGTGAAGGCGTAGAAATTGATACGAAGTTTTCTACGATTCAGCCAACTGCGGAAGCTAATGTGGCTCTTTCCCCAATTCCAGAATCTGTGGTGGGTATTGGCCAAACGGTGTCCTTCCAATTTGGTGTAGCCATTCCGGATCGGAAGGCAGTTCAAGATGCTATTACCATTACCACGGAGCCTAAGGTTGAGGGCGCATTTTATTGGATTAGTGATACCGTACTGCGCTGGCGCCCGGAGGAATTCTGGGAACCTGGTACAAAAGTCACCGTGGATGCCAAATTGTATGGTGTGGACCTAGGCGAGGGTGTTTACGGAGGTTTGGATAATCAATCAAGCTTTACTGTTGGCGATAGTGTTATTGCGGTAGCTGACGACGCCACGAAGACGCTTACGATTTCACGTGGTGGCGAACAAGTGAACTCCATGCCAATTTCAATGGGGTCCGCAAAGTTCCCCACCCCAAATGGTACGTATGTTGTTGGTGACCGTAATCCCCAAATGGTCATGGATTCCTCCACCTATGGCCTGGATGTTAATTCTGCAGATGGCTACCGTACCGATGTACAATTTGCCACTCAGCTTTCTTGGTCCGGTATTTATGTGCATGCTGCACCTTGGTCGGTATGGGCACAGGGTAGCCAAAATGTATCTCACGGGTGCATTAATGTTTCTACATCAAATGCGCAGTGGTTCCAAGACAATGTAAAACGCGGCGATGTTGTGATTGTTAAAAACACTATTGGTGGAGAGCTTTCTGGTTATGATGGCCTTGGAGACTGGAATATCCCGTGGGACACCTGGAAAGCAGGCAATGTTAACGGGTAG
- a CDS encoding glycoside hydrolase family 25 protein, whose amino-acid sequence MTIFGVDVSEWQNGLSLVEAARESDLDFAIIRTTDGIHRDRVYQSHLADAEAAGLITSAYHYLRNPREGSSIAAQVQASLEVMGNQQRPMWIDVETPAGIHVDHIRECKRLFEQAGVRVIGCYSYVPYWEHKISPNEPDSHEFGAFWVAAYGTNTPGPPKNIYPGNSHRQWNYPLGNQQPALWQFSSEARFGSWRGGNSGVDINAFRGTREQLHALFYGTTSPMEESEPMRTDIDSLILDQLAGPGRDAHGHTFAGWPQLGGRTVVDALAAIGEALEVQGFSAKP is encoded by the coding sequence ATGACTATTTTTGGCGTTGATGTCTCTGAGTGGCAAAACGGTCTCAGCCTCGTCGAGGCCGCCCGCGAGTCGGACCTGGATTTCGCCATCATTCGTACTACTGATGGCATCCACCGTGACCGGGTCTACCAGTCGCATCTGGCAGACGCCGAGGCAGCTGGCCTGATTACGTCGGCATACCACTATTTGCGTAACCCTCGTGAAGGATCGAGTATTGCGGCCCAGGTACAAGCCTCCCTTGAGGTTATGGGAAACCAGCAACGCCCAATGTGGATTGATGTGGAAACCCCCGCAGGCATCCACGTCGATCACATCCGCGAATGTAAGCGACTGTTCGAGCAAGCTGGTGTTCGTGTCATCGGGTGTTATTCATATGTTCCCTATTGGGAGCATAAAATTTCACCAAATGAGCCAGATAGCCATGAGTTCGGTGCATTTTGGGTCGCCGCTTATGGAACCAATACCCCGGGCCCGCCAAAAAATATTTATCCAGGAAATAGCCACAGGCAGTGGAATTACCCATTGGGCAACCAACAGCCAGCGTTGTGGCAATTTAGCTCAGAAGCGCGATTTGGAAGCTGGCGCGGCGGAAATTCAGGTGTTGATATCAATGCTTTTCGTGGCACCAGAGAACAACTACATGCCCTGTTCTATGGCACCACCTCACCGATGGAAGAAAGTGAACCTATGCGCACAGATATTGATTCATTGATCCTTGACCAGTTGGCCGGGCCGGGCCGCGATGCCCATGGCCACACATTCGCCGGCTGGCCGCAGCTCGGCGGGCGCACCGTCGTCGATGCCTTGGCCGCCATTGGTGAAGCCCTTGAAGTGCAAGGGTTTTCTGCAAAACCATGA
- a CDS encoding helix-turn-helix domain-containing protein — protein MTTAQNLQGFIPAWTVGDRVRKIREHLGLSQYDLAEAIEYSRGTIANIEQGVREPRRGMLIAIAFATGVDLHWLETGETPSGDLPTGGSSVGHQGLEPRTR, from the coding sequence ATGACTACAGCACAAAATCTACAAGGATTCATTCCGGCTTGGACCGTAGGTGATCGCGTCCGCAAAATTCGGGAGCATTTAGGCCTGTCGCAATACGACTTAGCAGAGGCGATCGAGTACTCCCGTGGCACAATTGCAAATATCGAACAGGGGGTGCGGGAGCCGCGTCGCGGCATGCTGATAGCAATTGCTTTCGCTACGGGCGTGGATTTACATTGGCTTGAAACGGGTGAAACCCCCAGTGGCGATCTGCCTACTGGGGGTAGTTCTGTGGGCCATCAGGGACTCGAACCCCGAACCCGCTGA
- the csb2 gene encoding type I-G CRISPR-associated protein Csb2 has product MRTLSLVARFPLGVYNGHRRDKRPDWLPDPARLHGALLNSAAQGSHAVEKNNRLEPSAAALEALTWLEEHPPTGIQVPVARWLSNRSGRFAYRKVSSINKKHLTENRPVSDGVALAGPIGWRWEDVPDDVARTVEALAEDISCLGESHSVAIVEPGEVSPTLFLDSAATPFTRGGTSVRVPAPGRTQHLISEYNLAHPKKFPSVSADKKSDSELPRPPRGTHECLREVRYKDPDERLVETPWDQVLLFELSGKPLSSTEHVAVCVAMHRAIVAALGFGASSMVTGKYGQASEFQPANRLAIQYLEADHVARFGLKSHAIALMLPRGASDEELQQLVTGLAAVREIWGRDIGRRRLYFGGVSVAADEFWPEPKPGKVRFWSPASAVIPETRPVKSSDSSKRWKLADSGLLSLGFVWRDEFEALGKGQELYRSLRDQVTCRGAFVHDAHTLAVPAAKYVHRSQKSVTVQAWTGLFYLGDLMGPSTIVAVGQSRHLGGGLLVPRDIPEDFARAIIALHEESEDAAN; this is encoded by the coding sequence GTGCGCACGTTAAGTCTTGTCGCGAGGTTTCCATTGGGGGTGTACAACGGCCATCGTCGTGATAAGCGACCTGACTGGTTGCCGGATCCGGCGCGTCTTCACGGAGCGCTTTTGAATTCGGCAGCGCAGGGTAGTCATGCGGTAGAGAAGAATAACCGCTTGGAGCCTAGTGCTGCGGCTCTCGAGGCGTTGACTTGGTTGGAAGAACATCCTCCAACAGGTATTCAGGTTCCAGTTGCACGGTGGTTATCTAATCGTAGTGGTAGGTTCGCGTACCGTAAGGTGAGCAGCATTAATAAGAAGCATTTGACTGAAAATCGTCCGGTATCGGATGGTGTTGCGCTTGCTGGTCCGATCGGTTGGCGTTGGGAAGATGTTCCGGATGACGTTGCGCGTACGGTGGAGGCATTGGCCGAGGACATTTCCTGCCTTGGCGAGTCGCATAGCGTGGCGATTGTGGAACCCGGTGAGGTTTCCCCAACGTTGTTTCTCGACTCTGCAGCAACGCCGTTTACACGGGGTGGCACGTCGGTTCGGGTACCTGCGCCAGGAAGAACGCAGCATTTGATTTCGGAATACAATCTTGCACATCCAAAAAAATTTCCGTCAGTCAGTGCAGACAAAAAGAGTGATAGTGAATTACCGCGCCCACCCCGGGGAACGCACGAGTGTTTGCGTGAAGTTCGCTATAAAGATCCGGATGAACGCCTGGTAGAGACCCCTTGGGATCAGGTTTTATTATTCGAACTTTCTGGGAAGCCGCTGTCGAGTACGGAGCATGTGGCGGTGTGTGTTGCTATGCACCGTGCGATTGTTGCCGCACTTGGCTTCGGAGCGTCTAGTATGGTCACCGGAAAGTACGGCCAGGCTAGTGAATTCCAGCCAGCAAATCGCTTGGCAATTCAGTATCTCGAAGCTGATCATGTTGCACGGTTTGGTCTGAAAAGCCACGCGATAGCGTTGATGTTGCCTCGTGGCGCGAGTGATGAAGAGTTGCAACAGTTGGTCACCGGATTGGCGGCTGTTCGGGAAATTTGGGGTCGCGATATTGGCCGTCGGCGTTTGTATTTTGGCGGAGTATCAGTGGCGGCGGATGAGTTTTGGCCGGAGCCAAAGCCTGGCAAGGTTCGCTTCTGGTCTCCCGCGAGTGCAGTGATTCCGGAAACTCGACCGGTGAAGTCGAGTGATTCGTCCAAGCGTTGGAAACTCGCGGATTCTGGTTTGCTGTCACTCGGATTTGTATGGCGCGACGAATTTGAAGCCTTGGGTAAAGGGCAAGAGTTATATCGTTCGTTGCGGGATCAGGTTACGTGCCGAGGAGCGTTTGTTCATGACGCCCACACGTTGGCAGTCCCTGCTGCAAAGTACGTGCACCGATCCCAAAAGAGTGTCACGGTGCAGGCGTGGACTGGATTGTTTTATCTTGGTGACCTCATGGGCCCTTCGACCATCGTCGCGGTTGGACAATCACGTCACCTGGGCGGAGGGCTGTTGGTACCGCGTGATATTCCTGAAGATTTTGCACGAGCAATTATTGCGCTTCATGAGGAGTCTGAAGATGCAGCAAACTAA
- a CDS encoding DUF3618 domain-containing protein — protein MARNIDAIQRDIERTRRQLAGTLDQIAERSRPQNLVQDASKGVMERLKDPRVQMILGGVAAVVVLGIGLSVRRNRKYHRDLRELQLLLAQR, from the coding sequence GTGGCCCGCAATATTGACGCCATCCAACGTGACATCGAACGTACCCGCCGCCAATTAGCAGGCACCCTCGACCAGATTGCAGAACGCAGCCGACCCCAAAACCTTGTCCAAGACGCATCTAAAGGTGTTATGGAACGGCTTAAGGATCCACGCGTCCAAATGATCCTTGGGGGAGTGGCCGCAGTAGTGGTCTTGGGTATTGGGCTCAGCGTACGTCGAAACCGTAAGTACCATCGCGACCTTCGAGAGCTTCAGCTCCTCCTCGCACAACGCTAA
- a CDS encoding HNH endonuclease, with protein MAGWGGRSASRLRVLTLATYGTICHLCLRDGADTADHVVPRSAGGDDSIENLRPAHASCNSARRDMPLDMWFAKYPVRPGKTLPPSRRW; from the coding sequence ATGGCTGGTTGGGGTGGGCGATCTGCGTCGCGGCTGCGGGTGTTGACGTTGGCGACGTACGGCACGATCTGCCATTTGTGCTTGCGTGATGGTGCTGACACAGCCGATCATGTGGTGCCTCGTTCGGCTGGTGGTGATGATTCGATCGAGAATCTTCGTCCGGCGCACGCCAGTTGCAATTCAGCCCGCCGTGATATGCCGCTTGATATGTGGTTCGCGAAATACCCAGTGCGACCTGGGAAAACTCTGCCGCCGAGTCGCCGATGGTGA
- a CDS encoding phage portal protein: protein MVNDASMGMMDAFRALRAMTAPTSSLSEHPRLESLSFIGDDLDDVSLHGITRDAALTIPALLRARNLICTTCARLPIVAVRNGTDLDAQPAWISRTDGLLSPYHRMLWTIDDLLFYGWSLWRVTRDYSGHVLTADRVPYDAWAFDAEDRVLVDGAPVAAATHILIPGIHEGILALGKTTIPEALALARGVRRAVETPAHTTELHQTSDKPLTPEKVAELKQSWIRARKGRDGGVAFTSAGIEVKEHGSIKEHLLVEGRNAVAVDLARLCSIPAAMIDATLSGTSLSYSNTQARMAELITFGIAPMISAVTARLGMDDIVPRGVSLRVDTSEATADIAALTVPDDRSLPAPNPHVEIESENQ from the coding sequence GTGGTCAATGATGCATCCATGGGCATGATGGATGCATTTCGGGCGCTGCGCGCGATGACCGCGCCCACTTCGTCTTTGTCTGAGCACCCCAGGTTGGAGTCCCTGAGTTTCATTGGTGACGATCTCGATGACGTGTCATTGCATGGTATTACCCGTGACGCGGCCCTCACGATTCCTGCACTGCTGCGCGCCCGCAACCTTATTTGCACTACCTGCGCTCGGCTCCCGATCGTAGCGGTGCGAAACGGCACAGACCTGGATGCCCAACCCGCATGGATTTCCCGCACTGATGGGCTGCTCAGCCCGTATCACCGGATGTTGTGGACCATCGACGATCTGCTGTTTTACGGCTGGTCACTGTGGCGGGTCACCCGCGACTACTCAGGTCATGTGCTCACCGCTGACCGGGTCCCATACGATGCCTGGGCATTTGATGCCGAGGATCGTGTCCTAGTCGATGGGGCGCCGGTTGCGGCCGCAACCCATATCCTGATCCCTGGGATTCATGAGGGCATTCTTGCACTGGGGAAAACCACCATCCCGGAAGCACTCGCGCTTGCTCGTGGGGTGCGGCGCGCAGTAGAAACCCCAGCCCACACCACCGAGTTGCATCAAACCAGTGATAAGCCGTTGACACCGGAAAAAGTCGCCGAGCTGAAACAAAGCTGGATTCGTGCCCGGAAAGGCCGCGATGGTGGGGTCGCATTCACTTCAGCAGGCATTGAAGTGAAAGAACACGGCAGCATCAAAGAACACCTGTTGGTTGAGGGCCGCAACGCGGTTGCGGTTGACTTGGCGCGACTGTGCTCGATCCCGGCCGCGATGATCGATGCCACCCTCTCCGGCACCTCCTTGTCGTATTCCAATACTCAAGCCAGGATGGCCGAGCTGATCACCTTTGGCATCGCCCCGATGATTTCAGCGGTCACCGCCCGACTGGGGATGGACGACATTGTGCCCCGTGGTGTGTCACTCAGGGTCGATACCAGCGAGGCCACCGCCGATATCGCTGCACTCACTGTGCCTGATGATCGTTCCCTACCCGCGCCTAACCCACATGTTGAAATTGAAAGTGAGAACCAATGA
- the cas7g gene encoding type I-G CRISPR-associated RAMP protein Csb1/Cas7g, with the protein MLTFQDLIDACTPGGASVLTSVTELEAAAGPHASVAPAKFVDRSNSVFAFETRFVDGEPKKVALLDSKQSQLNRCEDAFMQDVRAGHPLATKVPRIEVEYKGGPVLSDMELPHRFADGHIRAGKIDGEPATAHEKYRAVRNCTAANYQPLLNTAPAAALLGAWDSSRPHGQVRLRSALVGEIIGVLADQEASPEDQQSKRGGARVDSIAMSVRLEPSVLQKIVDDQKSELSPGFVEKISEEIKKAKKDTKISASGLGLGGIPPQLEALGGVSCSKIIRSWVLSFATLRQLRFGQNLQGDIAGRALLAALALSLMARAERELYLRANCDLVETSAPKVMLDQRFGEKRSLEPITVEAADALLEHAIEYARELGVADWNGQVLEVVGNPAILSGADNSTENGQ; encoded by the coding sequence ATGCTTACATTCCAAGATCTGATTGATGCTTGCACCCCGGGTGGAGCTTCAGTGCTCACATCGGTGACTGAGTTGGAGGCTGCTGCAGGTCCACACGCATCCGTGGCGCCCGCTAAGTTTGTTGACCGGAGTAATTCGGTGTTCGCATTTGAAACTCGTTTTGTTGACGGGGAACCGAAAAAAGTGGCACTTCTTGACTCAAAGCAATCGCAGCTCAACCGTTGCGAAGACGCATTTATGCAGGACGTTCGAGCGGGTCATCCGCTTGCAACAAAGGTGCCGCGGATCGAAGTAGAGTACAAAGGTGGGCCTGTTCTTTCTGATATGGAATTGCCACATCGTTTCGCTGACGGTCATATTCGTGCCGGTAAGATTGATGGCGAGCCTGCGACGGCTCATGAAAAATACCGTGCAGTTCGTAACTGCACTGCTGCGAACTACCAACCATTGCTAAATACAGCTCCTGCCGCCGCATTGCTTGGTGCCTGGGATTCATCTCGTCCGCACGGTCAGGTCCGCCTCCGGAGTGCGTTAGTTGGTGAGATCATCGGCGTTCTCGCAGATCAAGAGGCATCTCCAGAAGATCAGCAATCAAAGCGCGGTGGTGCCCGGGTAGATAGCATCGCAATGAGTGTGCGCCTAGAACCTAGTGTTCTGCAAAAAATTGTGGATGATCAAAAGTCGGAATTGAGTCCAGGTTTTGTAGAAAAAATTTCTGAAGAAATCAAGAAGGCGAAAAAAGACACAAAGATTTCCGCATCAGGTCTTGGGCTCGGAGGTATTCCGCCGCAGTTAGAGGCATTGGGTGGAGTTTCCTGCAGTAAGATCATTCGATCTTGGGTATTGAGCTTCGCAACGCTCCGACAGTTGCGTTTCGGGCAAAACTTGCAAGGTGATATCGCGGGGCGTGCCCTGCTTGCCGCGTTGGCATTGTCGTTAATGGCTCGCGCTGAACGGGAATTATATCTCCGAGCGAATTGCGACCTTGTGGAAACGTCGGCGCCGAAGGTGATGCTTGATCAGCGTTTTGGGGAAAAGCGTTCGCTCGAACCAATCACGGTGGAAGCCGCCGACGCTTTGCTTGAGCACGCAATTGAGTATGCGCGTGAATTGGGTGTGGCGGATTGGAACGGCCAGGTGCTCGAAGTTGTTGGTAATCCTGCGATTCTAAGTGGTGCGGATAATTCCACCGAGAACGGTCAGTAG